The following proteins are co-located in the Brachybacterium sacelli genome:
- the recA gene encoding recombinase RecA has translation MPAPKSSAPKTTSKDRGSSLDNALAQIDRQFGKGSIMRLGDETRPPVEVIPTGSVALDAALGVGGLPRGRIVEIYGPESSGKTTLALHAVANAQRNGGIAAFIDAEHAMDPEYAKKLGVDTDALLVSQPDTGEQALEITDMLIRSGALDVVVVDSVAALVPKAEIEGEMGDSHVGLQARLMSQALRKLTGALSSSGTTAIFINQLREKIGVFFGSPETTTGGKALKFYASVRMDIRRIETLKSGTDSVGNRTRVKVVKNKMAPPFKQAEFDILYGEGISREGGLIDLGIEHGVVRKSGAWFTYEGDQLGQGKENARQFLKDNPDLAVEIEEKILRTLGVGKYATDQEAQEAPAAAASEDALGEDEFLDEDVPATI, from the coding sequence ATGCCTGCACCGAAGTCCTCAGCCCCGAAGACCACCTCGAAGGATCGCGGCTCCTCGCTCGACAACGCCCTCGCCCAGATCGACCGCCAGTTCGGCAAGGGCTCGATCATGCGGCTGGGCGACGAGACCCGCCCGCCCGTCGAGGTCATCCCCACCGGCTCCGTCGCGCTGGACGCCGCCCTCGGCGTCGGCGGGCTGCCCCGCGGACGCATCGTCGAGATCTACGGTCCCGAGTCCTCGGGCAAGACCACTCTCGCCCTGCACGCCGTGGCCAACGCTCAGCGCAACGGTGGGATCGCGGCGTTCATCGACGCCGAGCACGCGATGGACCCCGAGTACGCCAAGAAGCTCGGCGTGGACACCGACGCCCTCCTGGTCTCCCAGCCGGACACCGGTGAGCAGGCCCTGGAGATCACCGACATGCTGATCCGATCCGGCGCCCTCGACGTCGTCGTGGTCGACTCGGTGGCGGCGCTGGTGCCCAAGGCCGAGATCGAGGGCGAGATGGGCGACTCCCACGTCGGCCTCCAGGCCCGCCTCATGTCCCAGGCGCTGCGCAAGCTCACCGGCGCGCTGTCCTCCTCGGGCACCACCGCGATCTTCATCAACCAGCTGCGCGAGAAGATCGGCGTCTTCTTCGGCAGCCCCGAGACCACCACGGGCGGTAAGGCGCTGAAGTTCTACGCCTCGGTGCGCATGGACATCCGCCGCATCGAGACCCTCAAGTCCGGCACGGACTCCGTCGGCAACCGCACGCGCGTCAAGGTCGTCAAGAACAAGATGGCCCCGCCCTTCAAGCAGGCGGAGTTCGACATCCTGTACGGCGAGGGCATCTCGCGCGAGGGCGGGCTGATCGATCTCGGCATCGAGCACGGCGTCGTGCGCAAGTCCGGCGCCTGGTTCACCTATGAGGGCGACCAGCTCGGCCAGGGCAAGGAGAACGCCCGCCAGTTCCTCAAGGACAATCCCGACCTGGCCGTCGAGATCGAGGAGAAGATCCTGCGCACCCTCGGTGTCGGCAAGTACGCGACCGACCAGGAGGCGCAGGAGGCCCCGGCGGCCGCGGCGAGCGAGGACGCGCTCGGTGAGGACGAGTTCCTCGACGAGGACGTCCCCGCCACCATCTGA
- the miaA gene encoding tRNA (adenosine(37)-N6)-dimethylallyltransferase MiaA, producing MEEHPAPRGARPRPTPLVAIVGATATGKSDLALALARRLDGEVINADALQLYRGMDIGTAKVTPAEREGVPHHLLDVLEVTEEASVSAYQRAARAAIAAIRGRGRTPILVGGSGLYVRAVLDAIEFPPTDAVTRARLEARAVQEGPEALHAQLSRTDPEAAATIGPRDTRRIVRALEVGELTGRPFTAFLPRPHYVEDRTVQIGLRLERADLHSRIAHRVHRMVDRGLLEEIRELRGRGLDQGPTARRAIGYVQGLSVLDGAMSCQDAVESTVVGTRRLVRKQDTWFRRDHRVRWIDALGEVHGEDGGVLERALQAIEAGVTAEAPGDGTGPRLVP from the coding sequence ATGGAGGAACACCCCGCCCCTCGCGGTGCGCGGCCCCGTCCGACGCCGCTGGTCGCGATCGTCGGCGCCACCGCCACCGGCAAGTCGGACCTCGCCCTCGCCCTGGCCCGACGCCTGGACGGGGAAGTGATCAACGCCGACGCCCTGCAGCTCTACCGCGGCATGGACATCGGCACCGCCAAGGTCACGCCGGCCGAGCGCGAGGGCGTCCCCCACCACCTGCTCGACGTGCTCGAGGTGACCGAGGAGGCGAGCGTCTCCGCCTACCAGCGCGCGGCGAGGGCGGCGATCGCCGCCATCCGCGGCCGGGGTCGCACCCCGATCCTGGTGGGCGGCTCCGGTCTGTACGTGCGCGCCGTGCTCGACGCGATCGAGTTCCCTCCCACCGACGCCGTGACCCGCGCCCGCCTCGAGGCCCGCGCCGTGCAGGAGGGCCCCGAGGCGCTGCACGCGCAGCTCAGCCGCACCGATCCCGAGGCCGCCGCCACCATCGGACCACGCGACACCCGTCGTATCGTGCGCGCCCTCGAGGTCGGCGAGCTCACCGGACGCCCCTTCACCGCCTTCCTGCCCCGCCCGCACTACGTCGAGGACCGCACCGTCCAGATCGGACTCCGCCTCGAGCGCGCCGACCTGCACTCCCGCATCGCCCACCGTGTGCACCGGATGGTGGACCGCGGGCTGCTCGAGGAGATCCGCGAACTGCGCGGACGGGGCCTCGACCAGGGCCCGACCGCGCGGCGCGCCATTGGGTACGTGCAGGGACTGTCCGTGCTCGATGGCGCCATGAGCTGCCAGGATGCCGTCGAGTCCACCGTCGTCGGCACGCGCCGCCTGGTACGCAAGCAGGACACCTGGTTCCGCCGCGATCACCGCGTGCGATGGATCGACGCGCTCGGGGAAGTGCACGGCGAGGACGGGGGAGTGCTCGAGCGGGCCCTGCAGGCGATCGAGGCGGGCGTCACGGCGGAGGCTCCCGGCGACGGCACAGGTCCTAGGCTCGTGCCATGA
- the miaB gene encoding tRNA (N6-isopentenyl adenosine(37)-C2)-methylthiotransferase MiaB, with translation MSLSSLTTDPVTPTPRGSVPRGTYQVRTFGCQMNVHDSERLTGLLEDSGYVAAPPEADARHGEVDVIVFNTCAVRENADNKLYGTLGGLRPGKNANPGMQIAVGGCLAQKDRAAIVERAPWVDVVFGTHNIGSLPVLLDRARHNSEAQVEILESLEVFPSTLPTRRESVYAAWVSISVGCNNTCTFCIVPSLRGTEKDRRPGEILAEVRDVVDSGANEVTLLGQNVNSYGVEFGDRGAFAKLLRSCGEIDGLERVRFTSPHPAMFTDDVIDAMAETPNVMPQLHMPLQSGSDDVLRRMKRSYRGRKFLGILDKVRARIPEAAITTDIIVGFPGETEEDFQRTLDVVESSRFSSAFTFQYSIRPGTPAATMEDQIPKEVVQERYERLIALQDRIAYEENQKLEGSVVEVLVAEGEGERDDVTQRLSGRARDHRLVHLSLPGDLPGTERPRPGDLVTATVTRAAPHYLIADSALAAAPGATPTTEQFSVRRTRSGDAWEAGVEGMEAGSACGTGYGGAAAGGPVVLGMPSLPRG, from the coding sequence ATGTCCCTCAGCTCTCTCACGACCGACCCCGTGACGCCCACCCCGCGCGGGTCCGTGCCCCGCGGCACGTACCAGGTGCGCACCTTCGGCTGCCAGATGAACGTCCACGACTCCGAGCGGCTGACCGGCCTGCTCGAGGACTCCGGGTATGTCGCCGCCCCGCCGGAGGCCGACGCCCGCCACGGCGAGGTCGACGTCATCGTGTTCAACACCTGCGCGGTGCGCGAGAACGCCGACAACAAGCTCTACGGCACCCTCGGCGGGCTGCGCCCCGGCAAGAACGCCAACCCCGGTATGCAGATCGCCGTGGGCGGCTGCCTCGCCCAGAAGGATCGCGCCGCCATCGTCGAGCGCGCCCCCTGGGTCGACGTCGTCTTCGGCACCCACAACATCGGCTCGCTGCCCGTCCTGCTGGACCGCGCCCGCCACAACTCCGAGGCCCAGGTCGAGATCCTGGAGTCCCTCGAGGTCTTCCCCTCCACGCTGCCCACCCGGCGCGAATCGGTCTACGCCGCCTGGGTCTCGATCAGCGTCGGTTGCAACAACACCTGCACCTTCTGCATCGTGCCCTCCCTGCGTGGCACGGAGAAGGACCGCCGCCCCGGCGAGATCCTCGCCGAGGTGCGCGACGTCGTGGACTCCGGTGCCAACGAGGTCACCCTGCTGGGGCAGAACGTCAACTCCTACGGCGTCGAGTTCGGCGATCGCGGAGCCTTCGCGAAGCTGTTGCGCTCCTGCGGCGAGATCGACGGGCTCGAGCGGGTCCGCTTCACCTCTCCGCACCCCGCGATGTTCACCGACGACGTGATCGACGCGATGGCCGAGACCCCCAACGTCATGCCGCAGCTGCACATGCCGCTGCAGTCGGGCTCCGACGACGTGCTGCGCCGCATGAAGCGCTCCTATCGCGGCAGGAAGTTCCTCGGCATCCTCGACAAGGTGCGGGCCCGGATCCCCGAGGCGGCGATCACCACCGACATCATCGTCGGCTTCCCCGGGGAGACCGAGGAGGACTTCCAGCGCACCCTCGACGTCGTCGAGTCCTCCCGCTTCTCCAGTGCCTTCACCTTCCAGTACTCGATCCGCCCGGGCACCCCGGCGGCGACCATGGAGGACCAGATCCCCAAGGAGGTGGTCCAGGAGCGCTACGAGCGGCTGATCGCCCTGCAGGACCGCATCGCGTACGAGGAGAACCAGAAGCTCGAGGGCAGCGTCGTCGAGGTCCTCGTGGCCGAGGGCGAGGGGGAGCGCGACGACGTCACCCAGCGCCTCTCCGGGCGTGCCCGCGATCACCGTCTGGTGCACCTGTCCCTGCCCGGTGACCTGCCGGGGACCGAGCGTCCCCGTCCAGGCGACCTGGTGACCGCGACCGTCACCCGGGCCGCCCCGCACTACCTGATCGCCGACAGCGCCCTGGCTGCCGCCCCCGGCGCGACGCCGACCACGGAGCAGTTCTCGGTGCGCCGCACCCGCTCGGGCGACGCCTGGGAGGCCGGCGTGGAGGGGATGGAGGCAGGATCGGCCTGCGGCACCGGGTACGGCGGCGCGGCGGCGGGAGGGCCGGTCGTCCTCGGGATGCCGAGCCTGCCCCGGGGCTGA
- a CDS encoding YbjN domain-containing protein: MTAPNESSAMPDSADGLAPMSLARVEESLTRHGYAFVEDDEHPEILRARFDDYRFQFMLSGEDHAVMQTRGRWNHSVDISRKVEMVKLCNEWNMNRIWPKVYVRRESEGLLGVYGELAADFRAGALDSQVDSAIKCGLSTVIAFFHSLEERLGPELDELDG, translated from the coding sequence GTGACTGCACCGAACGAGTCCTCTGCGATGCCGGACTCGGCCGATGGTCTGGCCCCGATGTCCCTGGCGAGGGTCGAGGAGAGCCTCACCCGTCATGGGTACGCCTTCGTCGAGGACGACGAGCACCCGGAGATCCTCCGCGCCCGCTTCGACGACTACCGCTTCCAGTTCATGCTCTCCGGCGAGGACCACGCCGTGATGCAGACCCGAGGTCGCTGGAACCACTCCGTGGACATCTCCCGCAAGGTGGAGATGGTCAAGCTGTGCAACGAGTGGAACATGAACCGTATCTGGCCCAAGGTCTATGTGCGCCGTGAGTCCGAGGGCCTGCTGGGCGTCTACGGCGAGCTCGCCGCGGACTTCCGCGCCGGCGCCCTGGACTCCCAGGTCGACAGCGCGATCAAGTGCGGGCTGAGCACGGTCATCGCCTTCTTCCACAGCCTCGAGGAGCGTCTGGGGCCGGAGCTCGACGAGCTCGACGGCTAA
- a CDS encoding helix-turn-helix domain-containing protein, with the protein MVLFRQELGDVLRDARRSQGRTLRQVSSDARVSLGYLSEIERGQKEASSELLVSVTEALGLPLSFVLREVSDRIAVAERVTIPDTVPEGLADDASPLVGAH; encoded by the coding sequence ATGGTGTTGTTCCGTCAGGAGCTCGGAGACGTGCTGCGCGACGCGCGTCGTTCCCAGGGCCGCACGCTGCGGCAGGTGTCCTCCGATGCCCGCGTGTCCCTGGGGTACCTCAGCGAGATCGAACGGGGCCAGAAGGAGGCCTCCAGCGAGCTGCTGGTCTCCGTGACCGAAGCCCTGGGTCTCCCGCTGTCCTTCGTGCTGCGCGAGGTGTCCGACCGGATCGCCGTCGCGGAGCGCGTGACCATCCCCGACACCGTGCCCGAGGGCCTCGCCGACGACGCGAGCCCGCTGGTCGGCGCCCACTGA
- the pgsA gene encoding CDP-diacylglycerol--glycerol-3-phosphate 3-phosphatidyltransferase, whose translation MTTSRTEPVPLWNIANILTLVRCAMVPLLVVLAALYPDTVPGRLVVAGVFVLAMITDFLDGYLARSRNLITDFGKIVDPIADKAMTGAALIMLSVWEYVPWWMTVLILLREIGITVMRFTILKYGALPANMAGKAKTMVQTIAITFCLIPVELWWGPARWIGLAMVLLAVVLTVWSGLVNLKDGLRLRREALAGPAS comes from the coding sequence ATGACCACATCTCGCACGGAGCCGGTCCCGCTCTGGAACATCGCGAACATCCTCACCCTGGTGCGGTGCGCGATGGTTCCGCTGCTGGTGGTGCTCGCCGCCCTCTACCCGGACACCGTCCCCGGCAGGCTGGTCGTGGCCGGGGTGTTCGTCCTGGCGATGATCACGGACTTCCTGGACGGGTACCTGGCCCGCAGCCGCAACCTGATCACCGACTTCGGCAAGATCGTCGACCCCATCGCCGACAAGGCGATGACGGGAGCGGCACTGATCATGCTCTCCGTGTGGGAGTACGTGCCGTGGTGGATGACCGTGCTGATCCTGCTGCGCGAGATCGGGATCACCGTCATGCGCTTCACGATCCTCAAGTACGGGGCGCTGCCGGCGAACATGGCCGGTAAGGCCAAGACGATGGTCCAGACGATCGCGATCACCTTCTGCCTGATCCCCGTCGAGCTGTGGTGGGGGCCGGCCCGCTGGATCGGACTCGCCATGGTGCTGCTCGCCGTCGTCCTGACCGTGTGGTCGGGCCTGGTGAACCTCAAGGACGGTCTGCGTCTGCGCCGTGAGGCCCTCGCGGGCCCCGCCTCGTGA
- a CDS encoding regulatory protein RecX produces the protein MVDPRPADSGSAPTSAAAAVVRGHLRTAAEVRADLSGRTREILEAPREAEDPQAREREKAVVHECRYLMRLLAMRRRSAGEMRTRLARREVSADIAHEVMARLDRAGLLDDAAFAHDWVQQRRARRSLGDEALRRELEARAVDDALIEDALAAGRSDEEARCRDLVRSRIDPQDRERLRTDRDGSHRRRLSRRLDALLTRKGYPGSLAVHVIAAELREAARPAVH, from the coding sequence ATGGTGGATCCTCGTCCCGCCGACAGCGGCAGCGCGCCGACGTCCGCTGCCGCTGCCGTCGTCCGGGGCCACCTCCGCACGGCCGCCGAGGTCCGCGCCGACCTCTCCGGACGCACCCGGGAGATCCTGGAGGCCCCCCGCGAGGCGGAGGACCCGCAGGCGCGGGAACGCGAGAAGGCCGTCGTGCACGAGTGCCGATACCTGATGCGCCTGCTGGCGATGCGCCGGCGCTCGGCGGGGGAGATGCGCACCCGCCTCGCCCGGCGCGAGGTGTCGGCAGACATCGCCCACGAGGTCATGGCACGCCTGGACCGCGCCGGGCTCCTCGACGACGCCGCCTTCGCCCATGACTGGGTCCAGCAGCGCCGCGCGCGGCGTTCCCTGGGTGACGAGGCGCTGCGCCGCGAACTCGAGGCACGCGCGGTGGACGACGCGCTCATCGAGGACGCGCTGGCCGCGGGCCGGAGCGACGAGGAGGCCCGCTGCCGGGATCTGGTCCGCTCCCGGATTGACCCCCAGGACCGCGAGCGCCTGCGCACCGACCGCGACGGCAGCCATCGTCGCCGCCTCTCCCGGCGGTTGGACGCGCTGCTGACCCGCAAGGGGTATCCGGGCTCCCTGGCGGTCCACGTCATCGCCGCCGAGCTGCGTGAGGCCGCTCGTCCCGCGGTGCACTGA
- a CDS encoding nicotinamide-nucleotide amidohydrolase family protein: MSTDPAAIIARAAQRGLVLATAESLTAGALVARLVDVPGASAVIAGGAACYSYTAKTRVLGVDAALLEETGAVTAEVAAAMAEGALDLYAADLAVSTTGVAGPGADARGVPAGTVHLGLARSGAPALTRELHLTGGRARIRAATVAAAIDDLAAALDL, from the coding sequence GTGAGCACCGACCCCGCGGCGATCATCGCCCGGGCGGCGCAGCGCGGGCTCGTGCTCGCGACGGCCGAGTCCCTGACTGCCGGGGCCCTCGTGGCGCGCCTGGTGGACGTTCCCGGTGCCAGCGCGGTGATCGCCGGGGGAGCGGCCTGCTACTCGTACACCGCGAAGACCCGGGTGCTGGGGGTCGATGCCGCGCTGCTCGAGGAGACCGGGGCGGTCACGGCGGAGGTCGCCGCGGCGATGGCCGAGGGCGCGCTCGACCTGTACGCCGCGGACCTCGCGGTCTCGACCACGGGGGTGGCCGGGCCCGGGGCCGACGCCCGCGGCGTGCCCGCGGGGACGGTGCATCTGGGACTGGCCCGGTCCGGCGCCCCCGCGCTCACGCGTGAACTGCATCTCACCGGCGGGAGAGCCCGGATCCGGGCCGCGACGGTCGCTGCGGCGATCGATGATCTGGCGGCGGCGCTCGACCTCTGA
- a CDS encoding DUF3046 domain-containing protein, whose protein sequence is MRRSEFTELADHVFGPILARTYVRDLVLEDAGGLTAEQALERGVPVRAVWTALCDAMEVPERRRWEVPLEQRRR, encoded by the coding sequence GTGCGGCGCAGCGAGTTCACGGAGCTGGCCGACCACGTGTTCGGCCCGATCCTGGCCCGCACCTACGTCCGGGACCTCGTGCTCGAGGACGCCGGCGGTCTGACCGCCGAGCAGGCCCTCGAGCGCGGGGTCCCGGTCCGTGCGGTGTGGACCGCCCTCTGCGACGCGATGGAAGTGCCCGAGCGACGACGCTGGGAAGTCCCCCTCGAGCAGCGACGCCGCTGA